The nucleotide window AATAATGGCTCTGGGTGGAGAGCTCAAATCGGAGACCGGAGAATCCAGTCACAGGCTTGTTGTTTGGAGCTGTGTTTGCTGCATAGGTTGATGCTCAGGCTCACAGTCTGTCACATTGCCATCGTTTCGCATGTACATGAGGAACAGCGTCACTGTGGCAAACGTGGTGGCATTGACAGGGAAAGCCCTGAGAAGAGTAGAGGTTAGACCTCGAGTAAAAACCCTCCAGCCTTCCCTCTGCCAGCTCTGATGGACACAGTCCATAATTCCATTGTATTTATTAACGCCACCTACACCATCTGCCTGGAGGCGGGACTTTATAACGTCCACCGGATAGGTTGATAACCAGGAAGCTATCCCAGACATGCCCCCTGCGAAGAGCAGCTTGGGAATGATGTAGAGGTCATCAGCTTCACATCCCAGTGAGCGCGTCAGGATATCATAAGACAGGAAATACACTCCGAATCCTGGTGTCTCACGGATAATGGTGGTCAGCATGCCACGGTTGATGCCCCTAATGCCTTCTTTCTTGTGGATGCGAACTAAGCAGTCCAGTGAGTTCTTGTACATCTTCCTGGAAGACTTCTTCTCTCCTGTGCCCTGCATCTGCATGCGAGTCTTGGCCAGCTCCACTGGGCAACAGATGATGCTCTGGATAGCCCCAGCTGCAGCACCTGCCAGAAACTGGTTAAGAGGGGTATCTTTACCCAGCATGCGCATTGCGTTGCCCTGCACACCAAATACAATGGCATTGATGAAAGTTAGGCCCATCATTGGGGACCCAATACCCTTGTAGAGCCCAagtatctgtaaaaaaaaaaaaaa belongs to Neoarius graeffei isolate fNeoGra1 chromosome 11, fNeoGra1.pri, whole genome shotgun sequence and includes:
- the LOC132894140 gene encoding mitochondrial basic amino acids transporter isoform X2, yielding MALDFAAGCIGGAAGVLVGHPFDTVKVRLQVQSVDKPLYRGTYHCFQSIVHQESILGLYKGIGSPMMGLTFINAIVFGVQGNAMRMLGKDTPLNQFLAGAAAGAIQSIICCPVELAKTRMQMQGTGEKKSSRKMYKNSLDCLVRIHKKEGIRGINRGMLTTIIRETPGFGVYFLSYDILTRSLGCEADDLYIIPKLLFAGGMSGIASWLSTYPVDVIKSRLQADGVGGVNKYNGIMDCVHQSWQREGWRVFTRGLTSTLLRAFPVNATTFATVTLFLMYMRNDGNVTDCEPEHQPMQQTQLQTTSL
- the LOC132894140 gene encoding mitochondrial basic amino acids transporter isoform X1; the encoded protein is MNRLADNTQCFSFFFTKAEYLATKACFSVLKSSFITGAAGVLVGHPFDTVKVRLQVQSVDKPLYRGTYHCFQSIVHQESILGLYKGIGSPMMGLTFINAIVFGVQGNAMRMLGKDTPLNQFLAGAAAGAIQSIICCPVELAKTRMQMQGTGEKKSSRKMYKNSLDCLVRIHKKEGIRGINRGMLTTIIRETPGFGVYFLSYDILTRSLGCEADDLYIIPKLLFAGGMSGIASWLSTYPVDVIKSRLQADGVGGVNKYNGIMDCVHQSWQREGWRVFTRGLTSTLLRAFPVNATTFATVTLFLMYMRNDGNVTDCEPEHQPMQQTQLQTTSL
- the LOC132894140 gene encoding mitochondrial basic amino acids transporter isoform X3 yields the protein MGNLVSTVKVRLQVQSVDKPLYRGTYHCFQSIVHQESILGLYKGIGSPMMGLTFINAIVFGVQGNAMRMLGKDTPLNQFLAGAAAGAIQSIICCPVELAKTRMQMQGTGEKKSSRKMYKNSLDCLVRIHKKEGIRGINRGMLTTIIRETPGFGVYFLSYDILTRSLGCEADDLYIIPKLLFAGGMSGIASWLSTYPVDVIKSRLQADGVGGVNKYNGIMDCVHQSWQREGWRVFTRGLTSTLLRAFPVNATTFATVTLFLMYMRNDGNVTDCEPEHQPMQQTQLQTTSL
- the LOC132894140 gene encoding mitochondrial basic amino acids transporter isoform X4, whose translation is MGNLVRLQVQSVDKPLYRGTYHCFQSIVHQESILGLYKGIGSPMMGLTFINAIVFGVQGNAMRMLGKDTPLNQFLAGAAAGAIQSIICCPVELAKTRMQMQGTGEKKSSRKMYKNSLDCLVRIHKKEGIRGINRGMLTTIIRETPGFGVYFLSYDILTRSLGCEADDLYIIPKLLFAGGMSGIASWLSTYPVDVIKSRLQADGVGGVNKYNGIMDCVHQSWQREGWRVFTRGLTSTLLRAFPVNATTFATVTLFLMYMRNDGNVTDCEPEHQPMQQTQLQTTSL